A stretch of Desulfobacter hydrogenophilus DNA encodes these proteins:
- the corA gene encoding magnesium/cobalt transporter CorA, protein MPRFFRKSEKKAGSSPGLQIDVQAASGTEPEICVLIYSKDSLETYHLPNIDAAPSLIQKNKTAWIQVTGIQNHFAFSRMGQLFNIHTLTLEDMVNPAHPPKFEDFDTYYYVTLKQLAFDPGNHEISETQVSIAVMENLVIFVQDKPSPCLKAVEKRLQSGRGNIRTAGPGYLAYALIDAVVDHSLDVIGQIASAVESVERDMLEDLNPGHLEQIHRLKREVIFFNKQLRPVRGAILSLIKSESPFVSDTVIRFYADILDHVNHILDAVTSLQELLSSMLDFYMSSQGNRMNEVMATLTIISTIFIPLSFLAGLYGMNFKFMPELEWQWGYFVLLGGMAVIGSAMVVFFKKKGWF, encoded by the coding sequence ATGCCCAGATTTTTCAGAAAGTCAGAAAAAAAAGCCGGATCTTCGCCGGGTCTGCAAATTGATGTCCAGGCCGCGTCGGGCACAGAGCCTGAGATCTGTGTTTTAATCTATTCTAAAGACTCACTCGAAACATACCACCTTCCGAACATTGACGCAGCCCCGTCTTTAATTCAGAAAAACAAAACCGCATGGATCCAGGTAACCGGTATACAGAATCATTTTGCCTTTTCAAGGATGGGGCAGTTGTTCAATATCCATACCCTGACCCTCGAAGATATGGTTAACCCGGCACATCCTCCCAAATTTGAAGATTTTGACACCTATTATTATGTCACACTGAAACAACTGGCCTTTGATCCCGGGAACCATGAGATATCAGAGACTCAGGTCAGTATTGCCGTCATGGAGAATCTGGTGATTTTTGTCCAGGACAAACCCTCCCCCTGTCTTAAAGCCGTGGAGAAAAGACTTCAGTCCGGAAGGGGAAACATACGTACGGCCGGTCCTGGTTACCTGGCTTATGCCTTGATTGATGCCGTGGTTGACCACTCTCTTGATGTGATTGGACAGATTGCCTCAGCCGTGGAATCGGTTGAACGTGACATGCTCGAAGATTTAAATCCCGGCCACCTTGAGCAGATACACAGGTTGAAACGTGAGGTGATCTTTTTCAATAAGCAGCTCCGGCCGGTGCGTGGGGCAATTCTTAGTTTGATAAAATCCGAATCCCCGTTTGTTTCGGATACTGTCATCCGCTTTTATGCGGATATTCTGGATCATGTCAATCATATTCTGGATGCAGTTACTTCGCTTCAAGAACTTTTGTCCAGCATGCTTGATTTTTATATGTCATCCCAGGGCAACCGCATGAATGAGGTCATGGCGACCCTGACCATTATCTCCACCATTTTTATTCCCTTAAGCTTTCTTGCCGGACTTTACGGAATGAACTTTAAATTCATGCCTGAACTTGAGTGGCAGTGGGGGTATTTCGTTTTACTGGGGGGCATGGCCGTGATTGGTAGTGCAATGGTTGTATTTTTTAAAAAGAAAGGGTGGTTTTAA
- a CDS encoding YaeQ family protein produces the protein MALKPTIYKLKITLADIDQNHYDSLNLTIAQHPSETLERMMARVLAFCMNAREPLSFTKGLSSVEEPDIWAHTLDDRISLWIDIGEPTFDRIKKAVRLSPRVKVYSFNLKSDSWWAKEQEKFNDLKVSVFQFHWKNIQALTGLVKRTMNFSVTISDGMVYVSAENGDCEVPWVPLQS, from the coding sequence GTGGCGTTAAAACCGACCATTTATAAATTGAAAATCACATTGGCCGACATCGATCAAAATCATTATGACAGTCTTAATCTAACCATTGCTCAACACCCTTCTGAAACCCTTGAACGAATGATGGCTCGTGTTCTGGCGTTTTGCATGAATGCCAGGGAACCGTTATCGTTCACCAAAGGACTTTCTTCGGTTGAAGAACCCGATATCTGGGCGCACACATTGGATGATCGGATATCGTTATGGATTGATATCGGGGAGCCGACCTTTGATAGAATCAAAAAAGCAGTCCGACTTTCACCACGTGTCAAGGTCTATTCGTTTAACTTAAAATCAGATAGTTGGTGGGCCAAAGAACAAGAAAAATTTAATGATTTGAAGGTATCAGTTTTTCAGTTTCACTGGAAAAATATTCAGGCATTGACAGGGCTGGTGAAGCGAACCATGAATTTTTCGGTTACCATTTCAGACGGTATGGTTTATGTCTCTGCTGAAAATGGTGACTGCGAGGTGCCCTGGGTGCCGTTGCAGTCATAG
- the dbpA gene encoding ATP-dependent RNA helicase DbpA, with protein sequence MSTFTALPLTKPMIKNLETLGYREMTPVQAESLPHVLKGEDLLAQAKTGSGKTAAFGIGLLHMLNVKRFRVQALVMCPTRELAEQVAGELRRIARFKHNIKIVTICGGVPFLPQQISLEHQGHIVVGTPGRIEQHLKRGTMNLDHVTTLVLDEADRMLDIGFTDSIEVIMGYVPKHRQTLLFSATFPKPILELSTRFQKNAHRVVVDVEHRENVIRQYFYESGWDWKSAAVAQILYAYKPASALIFCNTKLQCKSLSKFLAAKGVSSLAIHGDLEQKDRTEVLVRFSNGSTPILVATDVAARGLDISGLSAVINFDLPFEPEVYIHRIGRTGRAGKEGMAFSLMTPKERFRLEEINTLMGTAFEVSDIEVLQPETQENARPSMVTFSINGGRKAKLRPGDILGALTKDGGIDGGCVGKINCFEFYSYVAIERIMADKAEKTLSKNKIKGRHFIVHRHE encoded by the coding sequence ATGAGTACTTTTACCGCGTTGCCATTAACTAAACCAATGATTAAAAATTTGGAGACCCTTGGATACCGGGAGATGACTCCAGTTCAGGCGGAGAGTTTGCCCCATGTGCTAAAAGGAGAAGACCTGCTGGCCCAGGCCAAGACGGGGAGCGGAAAAACCGCAGCCTTTGGCATCGGCTTGCTCCACATGCTGAATGTGAAGCGCTTCAGGGTGCAGGCTCTGGTGATGTGTCCCACCCGCGAACTGGCAGAGCAGGTGGCTGGCGAGCTGCGGCGCATAGCCCGGTTCAAACACAATATCAAGATTGTTACCATTTGCGGCGGGGTGCCCTTCCTGCCCCAGCAAATCTCCCTGGAGCATCAGGGACATATTGTGGTGGGAACTCCCGGGCGCATTGAACAGCATTTAAAACGCGGAACAATGAACCTTGATCATGTAACCACCCTTGTCCTGGATGAGGCGGATCGAATGCTGGACATTGGCTTTACAGACAGTATTGAAGTGATCATGGGTTATGTTCCCAAGCATCGCCAGACCCTTCTTTTTTCTGCTACATTTCCAAAGCCGATCCTTGAACTGAGCACCCGGTTTCAAAAAAACGCGCACCGGGTGGTGGTGGATGTTGAGCACAGAGAAAACGTTATTCGCCAATATTTTTACGAGTCCGGCTGGGATTGGAAATCCGCTGCTGTGGCTCAGATTTTATATGCATATAAGCCTGCATCGGCACTGATTTTCTGCAACACTAAACTGCAGTGCAAGTCTCTTTCAAAATTTCTTGCGGCAAAAGGGGTTTCATCTCTGGCGATTCATGGTGACCTTGAGCAGAAGGATCGAACCGAAGTATTGGTGCGTTTTTCCAACGGCAGCACCCCCATTCTGGTGGCCACGGACGTAGCAGCCAGGGGCTTGGATATCTCAGGGCTCAGTGCGGTAATCAACTTTGATCTCCCCTTTGAGCCTGAGGTGTATATTCACCGCATCGGCCGGACAGGCCGGGCCGGGAAAGAAGGGATGGCTTTTTCCCTTATGACGCCCAAAGAGCGCTTCAGGCTGGAAGAGATAAATACCCTGATGGGCACAGCTTTTGAGGTGTCTGATATCGAAGTGCTTCAGCCCGAAACCCAGGAGAACGCCAGACCTTCCATGGTGACCTTTTCAATCAACGGCGGGCGAAAGGCCAAGCTTCGGCCGGGAGATATCCTGGGTGCTCTGACCAAGGATGGAGGAATCGACGGTGGCTGCGTGGGCAAGATCAACTGCTTTGAATTTTATTCCTACGTTGCCATTGAGCGCATCATGGCAGATAAAGCCGAAAAAACGCTCTCCAAAAACAAGATCAAGGGGCGGCACTTTATTGTCCACAGACATGAGTAG
- a CDS encoding transposase translates to MPRRPRIVVPNIPLHIIQRGNNKQACFFADNDYLFYLQWLEEYALTSGCLIHAYVLMTNHVHLLLTPKSNSSTGNLLKRLGQRYVQYINRTYRRTGTLWEGRYRSCLVQEEKYLLTCQRYIELNPVRAGIVEHPGEFKWSSYRHNGQGEMSGFITPHILYQSLGETNNQQQTTYRGLFRYELEPDEIDQIRKATNGNFALGTKRFQNEISIIVGRRAFPGKAGRPRTKK, encoded by the coding sequence ATGCCAAGACGTCCGAGAATAGTAGTTCCCAACATCCCTCTTCACATTATTCAAAGGGGGAATAACAAGCAGGCCTGTTTTTTTGCCGATAACGACTACTTGTTTTATCTTCAATGGCTTGAGGAATATGCATTAACCTCGGGTTGTCTAATCCACGCTTACGTTTTGATGACAAATCATGTCCATCTGTTGCTGACCCCTAAAAGTAACAGCAGTACCGGAAATTTGTTAAAACGCCTGGGGCAACGGTATGTTCAATATATCAACCGGACCTATAGAAGAACGGGTACCCTATGGGAAGGAAGGTATCGATCCTGCCTGGTTCAAGAGGAAAAATATTTGTTGACATGTCAGCGGTACATAGAACTGAACCCGGTCCGTGCGGGTATTGTAGAGCACCCGGGTGAATTTAAATGGTCGAGCTATCGTCATAACGGGCAGGGAGAGATGTCTGGTTTCATTACACCACATATCCTTTATCAGAGTCTTGGTGAGACAAATAACCAACAACAAACAACTTATAGGGGATTGTTTCGGTATGAATTGGAACCCGATGAAATAGATCAAATCAGAAAAGCCACGAATGGAAATTTTGCATTGGGGACCAAACGATTTCAGAATGAAATCAGCATAATAGTTGGCAGGCGTGCTTTTCCGGGTAAAGCCGGCAGGCCAAGGACAAAAAAATGA
- a CDS encoding PEP/pyruvate-binding domain-containing protein, whose translation MDNITKKTKAGPEKSQPSGFQVKKILFVSAPYHLPGLKVDIHPSPWEITHAVSMKEAANLLRKATFDLLFIEIEALDDRTGITVQHLKSIYPGLQVIFLVQPGCCKIRPLERDAGHIFIWSRTTELFHAMVRFIEDQLCKDTTRRAVLMVEDSLEYTSFLLPEIYKGIDTAFPGSRFVLAGSHETAMDQFRELGQRLDCVLSDTRLPCQGIEAPRAGIDILSTIHTEMPALPIMLMSAESANKTMAQGIPAPFLDKNSNQLDRDLHEFFSSLAWGCPPQERKNQPKNQYPVQTSLTGLTRIGRGSIGGKARGLAFLAQTLNRRPDLGTTYPEMTINIPDTLIFCTDIFDDFVRDNGLAKLTGRPLAELVQAFIEAPLPREVLGHLKTYLAANCAPLVVRSSSLLEDAINHPCAGLHKTYMIPNNHADPDIRLSHLATAVKLVYASAYYKKAQAFVRSTTVQPFKDSMAVMIQEVAGSRYKDFFYPAISGTAHSLNFYPAANAKADEGILNLALGLGQTLAQGEQSFRICPKHPQATPQFSGTRDFLEKTQKHFYALRMADYPETLRFGICSNLERRDLVQALEEAPVKALTSTYVPVEDRIRDTWYCQGPKILTFAQVLKYGTPHLTALVNDLMTTLAHDAGGPIELEFAADIPDKPGRPWKISLLQTRPMSSPRDTSLITRQDLDEAVCVSTSALGNCTLNTIRDIVYVNPETFEGGKTPDMAQQISRINAELAKTNRSFLLAGPGRWGSSDPWLGIPVDWQQISGAGAIVEIRDGTIHADASRGSHFFNTITAQGVPYITVNPEVCDRIDLEHLTGCHTVRDEGFIRHMRLNRPLLIKVDGKHSRSVIMNAERKDNHMQEK comes from the coding sequence ATGGATAACATTACAAAAAAAACAAAAGCCGGACCTGAAAAGTCACAGCCCTCCGGTTTTCAGGTAAAAAAGATCCTCTTTGTTTCCGCTCCTTACCATTTGCCGGGACTGAAAGTGGATATCCACCCATCTCCTTGGGAGATCACCCACGCTGTTTCCATGAAAGAGGCTGCCAACCTGCTGCGCAAGGCGACTTTTGACCTTCTTTTCATTGAAATTGAGGCCTTGGATGACAGAACAGGAATAACGGTACAGCATCTCAAGTCCATTTACCCCGGCCTGCAGGTAATCTTCCTGGTGCAACCAGGCTGTTGCAAAATCCGGCCTTTGGAACGGGATGCGGGTCACATTTTTATCTGGTCCAGAACAACCGAACTCTTCCATGCCATGGTCCGTTTTATTGAGGACCAACTCTGCAAAGACACCACCCGCCGTGCAGTTCTCATGGTGGAAGACAGTCTTGAATACACCTCGTTTTTGCTTCCTGAAATATACAAAGGAATAGACACGGCCTTCCCTGGTTCCAGGTTTGTCCTGGCCGGGTCCCATGAAACAGCCATGGACCAATTCCGTGAATTAGGCCAACGCCTTGACTGTGTTCTTTCCGATACCCGGCTTCCTTGCCAGGGAATAGAAGCTCCCAGGGCCGGCATTGACATTCTGTCAACTATTCACACGGAAATGCCCGCCCTCCCCATCATGCTCATGAGTGCGGAAAGTGCAAACAAAACAATGGCCCAAGGCATCCCAGCCCCCTTTCTGGATAAAAATTCCAATCAGCTGGATCGGGACCTACATGAATTTTTCAGCAGTCTGGCATGGGGCTGCCCGCCCCAGGAAAGAAAAAACCAACCTAAAAACCAGTATCCTGTTCAAACAAGCCTTACCGGGCTTACCAGAATCGGACGCGGGTCCATCGGTGGTAAAGCCAGGGGCCTGGCCTTTCTGGCCCAGACCCTTAACCGCCGCCCCGACCTTGGAACGACTTATCCGGAAATGACCATCAACATCCCTGATACCCTGATCTTCTGCACAGACATTTTTGACGACTTTGTCCGTGACAACGGCTTGGCCAAACTTACCGGCCGGCCCTTGGCGGAATTGGTCCAGGCATTCATCGAAGCGCCCCTGCCCCGGGAAGTTCTCGGACATTTAAAAACCTATCTGGCTGCTAACTGTGCCCCCCTGGTCGTACGCTCCTCCAGCCTTCTGGAAGATGCCATCAACCATCCCTGCGCCGGGTTGCACAAAACCTATATGATCCCCAACAACCATGCCGACCCTGACATCCGGTTATCCCACCTTGCCACCGCAGTCAAGCTGGTCTATGCCTCTGCATACTATAAAAAAGCCCAGGCCTTTGTGCGCAGTACAACGGTTCAGCCCTTCAAGGACAGCATGGCTGTTATGATTCAGGAAGTCGCCGGCAGCCGGTACAAAGACTTTTTCTATCCAGCCATATCGGGCACGGCCCATTCCTTGAATTTTTACCCTGCGGCTAATGCCAAAGCCGATGAGGGTATCCTGAACCTGGCATTGGGCCTTGGCCAGACCTTGGCCCAGGGGGAGCAAAGTTTCAGGATTTGTCCCAAACATCCCCAGGCCACGCCCCAATTTTCCGGAACAAGGGATTTTCTGGAAAAAACACAAAAGCATTTTTACGCCCTTAGAATGGCAGACTACCCGGAGACCCTGCGCTTCGGCATTTGTTCCAACCTGGAACGTCGGGACCTGGTCCAAGCCTTGGAAGAGGCGCCGGTTAAAGCCCTGACCTCAACCTATGTGCCTGTCGAAGACCGAATCCGGGATACCTGGTACTGCCAGGGCCCCAAAATTCTCACCTTTGCCCAGGTTCTGAAATACGGGACCCCGCATCTTACCGCCCTGGTCAACGATCTCATGACGACGTTGGCCCATGATGCAGGAGGTCCAATAGAACTGGAATTTGCCGCCGACATCCCCGACAAACCCGGCCGACCCTGGAAAATTTCTCTGCTCCAGACCCGGCCTATGTCCAGTCCGCGGGATACCAGCCTGATCACCAGACAAGATCTTGATGAAGCTGTTTGCGTTTCCACCTCGGCGCTAGGAAATTGCACCCTGAACACCATCCGGGACATCGTATATGTCAACCCGGAGACTTTTGAGGGGGGTAAGACCCCGGATATGGCACAGCAGATCAGCCGCATCAATGCGGAGTTGGCCAAAACCAACCGCTCGTTTCTATTAGCCGGTCCCGGCCGATGGGGGTCATCAGATCCCTGGCTGGGCATCCCTGTAGACTGGCAGCAAATTTCCGGTGCCGGTGCCATCGTGGAAATCCGAGATGGCACCATACATGCTGATGCCTCCAGGGGCTCCCACTTTTTCAACACCATCACTGCCCAGGGCGTTCCCTATATCACCGTGAATCCGGAAGTTTGTGACCGTATCGACCTGGAACATCTAACCGGCTGCCACACTGTCCGGGACGAAGGGTTCATCCGTCACATGCGCCTGAACCGCCCCCTGTTGATTAAAGTCGATGGCAAACATTCCCGCAGTGTCATCATGAACGCCGAAAGAAAAGACAATCACATGCAGGAGAAATGA
- the gdhA gene encoding NADP-specific glutamate dehydrogenase, producing the protein MSEELNKIIAKDPDQKEFHQAVREVLETVQPVLDRNLEYRHAKILERLAEPERVVMFRVPWMDDTGTVQVNRGYRIGMNSAIGPYKGGLRFHPSVNLSILKFLAFEQVFKNALTTLPIGGGKGGSDFDPKGKSDNEVMRFCQSFMSELYRHIGPNTDIPAGDIGVGGREIGYLFGQYKRLTNQFASVLTGKGLGWGGSLIRPEATGYGCVYFAAEMLTTRNGSMEGKTCLVSGSGNVAQYTVEKILDLGGKVVTLSDSTGFIYDERGLDREKLAWVMELKEVRRGRIKEYVEKYPEAVYTETDATLDYNPLWTIQADCAFPSATQNEINGKDAQNLIENGIFLISEGANMPSTPDAVDLFVDHKILYAPGKAANAGGVAVSGLEMSQNAVRRAWTREKVDRRLQGIMKAIHTSCVDACAEYGEKGNYVAGANIAGFTKVVNAMLDQGLV; encoded by the coding sequence ATGTCAGAAGAACTGAATAAAATCATTGCCAAAGATCCCGATCAAAAAGAGTTCCACCAGGCCGTCCGGGAAGTGCTTGAAACTGTTCAGCCCGTGCTGGACCGCAACCTTGAATACCGCCATGCGAAAATCCTGGAGCGCTTGGCCGAGCCCGAGCGGGTCGTTATGTTCCGGGTGCCTTGGATGGACGACACGGGAACCGTCCAGGTTAACCGCGGTTATCGAATCGGAATGAATTCGGCCATCGGTCCCTACAAGGGCGGGCTGCGTTTCCACCCTTCAGTGAATCTGTCCATACTCAAATTTCTGGCATTTGAGCAGGTCTTTAAAAATGCCCTGACTACCCTGCCCATAGGCGGCGGCAAAGGCGGGTCCGACTTTGATCCCAAAGGAAAATCCGATAATGAAGTCATGCGCTTCTGCCAGTCTTTCATGTCTGAACTTTACCGCCACATCGGCCCCAACACCGACATACCGGCCGGGGATATTGGCGTGGGCGGCAGAGAAATCGGCTATCTTTTCGGACAGTACAAACGACTGACCAATCAATTCGCATCGGTACTCACGGGCAAGGGCCTGGGTTGGGGTGGAAGCCTCATCCGACCGGAAGCCACGGGCTACGGTTGTGTCTATTTTGCCGCTGAAATGCTGACCACGCGCAATGGCAGCATGGAAGGCAAAACCTGCCTGGTTTCCGGTTCCGGCAACGTAGCCCAGTACACCGTGGAAAAAATCCTGGACCTGGGGGGGAAGGTTGTTACCCTGTCGGACTCCACCGGGTTCATCTACGACGAAAGAGGCCTTGACCGGGAAAAATTGGCCTGGGTCATGGAGTTGAAAGAGGTCAGACGGGGCCGCATCAAGGAATATGTGGAAAAATATCCGGAAGCCGTATACACCGAAACAGATGCCACCCTGGATTATAATCCCTTGTGGACCATCCAGGCCGACTGTGCTTTCCCCTCTGCCACCCAGAACGAAATCAACGGCAAAGATGCACAAAACCTCATTGAAAACGGAATCTTTTTAATATCCGAAGGGGCCAATATGCCCTCCACCCCGGATGCAGTTGACCTTTTTGTGGACCACAAAATTCTCTACGCCCCGGGCAAAGCGGCCAATGCCGGCGGGGTGGCCGTGTCCGGTCTGGAGATGTCCCAGAACGCCGTACGCCGGGCCTGGACCCGGGAAAAGGTGGACAGGCGGTTGCAGGGCATCATGAAAGCCATACATACATCCTGTGTGGACGCCTGTGCCGAATACGGAGAGAAAGGCAACTACGTGGCCGGGGCCAACATTGCCGGTTTCACCAAGGTGGTCAACGCCATGCTGGATCAGGGGCTTGTATAG
- a CDS encoding helix-turn-helix transcriptional regulator, with amino-acid sequence MSRTVEQPDIDALVRRNRELEQLEQEHRRMELIFKQQAHKLQERMKEIKCLYGISKILEQTGLSLEEIFQQVVDIIPPSWQYPEITCAQLLINDQSFRTENYKNTFWKQQAKIIAYGEPIGTLTVCYLEKRPDMDEGPFLAEERSLINAVAELLGRTSKRKQAEAELRESRHKLKEQNQQLKEKNIALREVMSQLREEKVDLEKRVLANVENLLLPLVKKMEEQGSDLDKEYLQLLEENIAQLTSSFGTKISRLHQRLTPRENEICNMIRTGLSSKEIGKMLNLSHRSVETYRNHIRKKLGIANKKINLTSYLSGL; translated from the coding sequence ATGAGTCGCACCGTGGAGCAGCCAGACATCGACGCCTTGGTCCGTCGCAACCGGGAGCTGGAACAATTGGAGCAGGAGCACCGGCGCATGGAGCTTATTTTCAAGCAACAGGCCCACAAGCTCCAGGAACGTATGAAAGAAATAAAGTGCCTGTACGGTATCTCCAAAATTCTGGAACAGACCGGGTTGTCCCTGGAAGAGATCTTCCAGCAGGTGGTGGATATCATCCCACCCTCCTGGCAGTACCCGGAGATTACATGCGCGCAGCTTCTCATCAACGACCAGAGTTTCCGCACGGAAAATTACAAAAACACCTTCTGGAAACAGCAGGCGAAAATCATTGCCTATGGTGAGCCCATTGGTACACTCACGGTCTGCTACCTTGAAAAGCGCCCCGACATGGACGAGGGACCCTTTCTGGCCGAAGAACGATCGCTGATCAATGCGGTGGCTGAACTTCTCGGCCGGACCAGCAAGCGGAAACAGGCCGAAGCCGAACTGCGGGAATCACGGCACAAGCTCAAAGAACAAAACCAACAGCTCAAGGAAAAAAATATTGCCCTGCGGGAAGTGATGAGCCAACTGCGAGAGGAAAAGGTCGATCTGGAAAAACGGGTCTTAGCCAATGTGGAAAATTTGCTGCTGCCCCTGGTCAAAAAAATGGAAGAGCAGGGATCGGATCTGGACAAAGAATATCTGCAACTGCTGGAAGAAAACATCGCACAGCTTACCTCTTCATTTGGCACTAAAATTTCCCGACTCCACCAGCGCCTCACCCCCAGGGAAAACGAAATCTGCAATATGATCCGTACCGGCCTGAGCTCTAAGGAGATCGGAAAAATGCTCAACCTCTCTCACCGCAGCGTGGAAACCTATAGGAACCACATCCGCAAAAAGCTGGGCATCGCCAATAAAAAAATCAACCTGACATCTTACCTGTCCGGCCTGTAA